One window of Caldilineales bacterium genomic DNA carries:
- a CDS encoding type II toxin-antitoxin system VapC family toxin gives MERMGELSRLCIDTGPLIAFLKGRDPGATAVERAVQKLDCFVTTITAYELLFGVARTRRQIGEEALLGTMQSAPLDITAARRAAQIHDELIRHNQDIGIKDVLIAAICLEHRLPLLTMNQRHFGRVPGLVVVTPAEFV, from the coding sequence ATGGAACGCATGGGCGAGCTTTCCCGCCTCTGTATAGACACCGGCCCCTTGATCGCTTTTCTGAAAGGCCGCGACCCGGGTGCGACAGCAGTTGAGCGCGCTGTACAGAAGCTGGATTGTTTTGTCACCACTATCACGGCGTACGAGTTGCTCTTCGGGGTCGCGCGGACACGCCGTCAAATCGGCGAGGAGGCGCTGCTGGGAACAATGCAATCGGCGCCGCTGGACATTACGGCTGCCCGGCGTGCAGCGCAGATCCATGATGAGTTGATTCGCCATAACCAGGATATTGGGATCAAAGATGTGTTGATTGCTGCGATTTGTCTGGAACATCGGTTGCCACTGTTAACGATGAACCAACGGCATTTTGGACGTGTACCAGGCTTGGTGGTGGTGACGCCGGCTGAGTTCGTGTGA
- a CDS encoding type II toxin-antitoxin system PemK/MazF family toxin: MMIYRQGDILLVPFPFTDQSGIKQRPAVVLSGVEYNREHPDIILAPLSSQIAARPDETAIADWRSAGLLKPSVVKPVLSSFDTSLVRKKLGTLAPNDLNTVRKLFSRIFELD, from the coding sequence ATGATGATTTATAGACAAGGGGACATCCTGTTGGTTCCGTTCCCGTTCACCGATCAAAGCGGGATCAAGCAGCGCCCTGCGGTTGTGCTTAGCGGCGTCGAGTACAATCGAGAGCATCCCGACATTATCCTGGCTCCTCTTTCCAGTCAGATTGCAGCACGGCCAGACGAAACGGCAATCGCGGATTGGCGCAGCGCCGGCTTGCTCAAGCCGAGTGTGGTGAAGCCTGTGCTCTCTTCGTTCGATACCAGTTTGGTGAGGAAGAAGTTGGGCACACTCGCGCCAAATGATCTGAACACAGTGCGAAAGTTGTTCAGCCGGATTTTCGAGTTGGACTAA
- a CDS encoding AAA family ATPase, with protein sequence MPSLHLNLFGAPELLLGDGVPRPVHFETRKAIALLAYLAVSGQSHTRDALAALLWPEADALHARSTLRRTLSALTVAIGEGQVEADRQAIGLHPRATLVCDVTRFLAAIAHSRDRDAPPAECRRHLEEAARLYRGDFMAGFSLRDSIEFDDWQLLQAEHLRREYTSALDRLTALLIAAADFAAALPHARRWLALDPLHEPAHARLMQLYAWTGQPAAALHHYQDCVRILDQELGVPPLAATTALYEAIRDHRLPAPDVRDLASPPASPAPPALLPSAHLLVGRETELAVLHRAYASGATRFLAIIGETGIGKTRLAAAFLDAVQTQGGAVLKAVAYEGETGLAYGPILAALRGGLSQEDARARLAALAPHTLAEAARLLPELTPATPRPDPLTGAAAQLRLFESLQDLLLALLAGPRPGIVFLDDAQWADDATLDLLAFIVRRLQTRPTEAPLLLVAWRGEDVGPDHRWSRLLAEGRRSGAAASIELARLGPTAAQKMVENAWGEQTDARLVERLLRESEGLPLILAEYLTLLQPDDDLLAADWPLPANVHALVHAHLARIGETAWQTLTAAAVIGRRFDFETVSAASGRGEDETVAALEELTSKGLATELLPDAANAGPSFDFRHEKLRSVVYDETSLARRRLLHRRVAAYLAERLRDPRKAGPVAGQIARHYQLGGEMDKAAVFFQLAGEHARGVYAHAEALAHFRAALAAGHPQPGPLHEAIGDLLTLAGDYRAALRAFETASAHADAGQLAALEHKVGAVYHRQGDWHVAERHFQAALAAAGGEQATMLRANIYADWSMTAFRADARAGGAARAQDLAGQALSLAQAAADARALAQAHNLLGILARSSGQIDSAADHLQQSLALARDLADPGAQAAALNNLAQLYAANGDLPQALDLTAQALDLCTASGDRHRQAALLNHLADLLHAAGRNDEAMARLKQAVQIFAEIGAEAAEPQPEIWKLEEW encoded by the coding sequence ATGCCCAGCCTCCACCTCAACCTTTTCGGCGCCCCCGAACTCCTCCTCGGCGACGGCGTCCCCCGGCCCGTTCACTTCGAAACGCGCAAAGCCATTGCCCTCCTGGCCTACCTGGCCGTCAGCGGCCAAAGCCACACGCGCGACGCCCTGGCCGCCCTGCTCTGGCCCGAAGCGGACGCCCTCCATGCCCGCTCGACCCTGCGTCGCACCCTCTCCGCCCTCACCGTCGCCATCGGCGAAGGCCAGGTAGAGGCCGACCGCCAGGCCATCGGCCTCCATCCCCGCGCCACCCTCGTCTGCGATGTCACCCGCTTCCTGGCTGCCATCGCCCACAGCCGGGATCGCGACGCCCCCCCTGCCGAATGCCGCCGCCATCTCGAAGAAGCCGCCCGCCTCTACCGCGGCGACTTCATGGCCGGCTTCTCCCTGCGCGACAGCATCGAATTCGACGACTGGCAACTCCTCCAGGCCGAGCACCTGCGCCGTGAATATACCTCCGCCCTCGACCGCCTGACCGCCCTCCTCATCGCCGCCGCCGACTTCGCCGCCGCCCTGCCCCATGCCCGCCGCTGGCTGGCCCTCGACCCCCTCCACGAACCCGCCCACGCCCGCCTGATGCAACTCTACGCCTGGACGGGCCAGCCGGCGGCGGCGCTGCACCACTATCAGGACTGCGTCCGCATCCTCGATCAAGAACTCGGCGTCCCCCCCCTGGCCGCGACCACCGCCCTCTACGAAGCCATCCGAGACCACCGCCTGCCGGCCCCGGACGTGCGCGACCTCGCCTCGCCTCCGGCCTCGCCGGCGCCGCCCGCCCTCTTGCCGTCCGCCCACCTCCTCGTCGGCCGCGAGACCGAGCTGGCCGTCCTCCACCGGGCCTACGCCTCCGGCGCCACGCGCTTCCTCGCCATCATCGGCGAAACCGGCATCGGCAAGACCCGGCTGGCCGCCGCCTTCCTGGACGCCGTGCAGACGCAGGGCGGCGCCGTGCTCAAAGCCGTCGCCTACGAAGGCGAAACCGGCCTGGCCTACGGCCCCATCCTGGCTGCCCTGCGCGGCGGCCTGTCGCAGGAGGACGCCCGCGCCCGGCTGGCGGCTCTGGCCCCGCACACCCTGGCCGAAGCCGCCCGCCTCCTGCCCGAACTGACCCCCGCCACCCCCCGCCCCGACCCCCTCACCGGCGCCGCCGCGCAGTTGCGCTTGTTCGAGTCCCTGCAAGACCTGCTGCTGGCCCTGCTGGCCGGCCCTCGTCCCGGCATCGTCTTCCTCGACGACGCCCAATGGGCCGACGACGCCACCCTCGACCTGCTGGCCTTCATCGTCCGGCGGCTGCAAACCCGCCCAACCGAAGCCCCCCTCCTCCTGGTCGCCTGGCGGGGCGAGGACGTCGGCCCCGACCACCGCTGGTCGCGACTCCTGGCCGAAGGCCGGCGCAGCGGCGCCGCCGCCAGCATCGAATTGGCTCGCCTCGGCCCCACGGCCGCACAGAAGATGGTGGAGAACGCCTGGGGAGAGCAAACCGACGCCCGCCTGGTCGAGCGCTTGTTGCGCGAAAGCGAGGGCCTGCCCCTCATCCTGGCCGAATACCTGACCCTGCTGCAACCCGATGACGACCTCCTGGCCGCCGACTGGCCCCTCCCGGCCAATGTCCACGCCCTGGTTCACGCCCACCTTGCCCGCATCGGCGAGACCGCCTGGCAGACACTCACCGCCGCCGCCGTCATCGGCCGCAGATTCGATTTCGAGACCGTGAGCGCGGCCAGCGGCCGGGGCGAAGACGAGACCGTGGCGGCGCTGGAGGAACTGACCAGCAAGGGTCTGGCCACCGAACTCCTGCCCGACGCCGCCAACGCCGGCCCCTCCTTCGACTTTCGCCACGAGAAGCTGCGCAGTGTGGTCTACGACGAGACCAGCCTGGCGCGACGGCGGCTGCTGCACCGGCGGGTGGCCGCCTATCTGGCCGAGCGCCTGCGCGACCCGCGCAAGGCCGGGCCGGTCGCCGGGCAAATCGCCCGCCACTATCAGTTGGGCGGCGAGATGGACAAGGCTGCCGTCTTCTTCCAGCTTGCCGGCGAGCACGCCCGCGGCGTCTATGCCCATGCCGAAGCCCTGGCCCACTTTCGCGCCGCCCTCGCCGCCGGCCACCCCCAGCCCGGCCCCTTGCACGAAGCTATCGGCGATCTGCTGACCCTGGCCGGCGACTATCGCGCCGCCCTGCGCGCCTTCGAGACCGCCTCAGCCCACGCCGACGCCGGCCAACTGGCCGCGCTCGAACACAAAGTCGGCGCCGTCTACCACCGGCAAGGCGACTGGCATGTGGCCGAAAGACATTTTCAGGCAGCGTTGGCAGCCGCAGGCGGAGAGCAGGCGACGATGCTGCGCGCCAACATTTATGCCGACTGGAGCATGACGGCCTTTCGCGCCGATGCCAGGGCCGGCGGGGCCGCGAGGGCGCAGGATCTGGCCGGGCAGGCGCTGTCGCTTGCCCAGGCCGCCGCCGATGCCCGCGCTCTGGCCCAGGCGCACAACCTGCTGGGCATTCTGGCCAGAAGCAGCGGTCAAATCGACTCTGCCGCCGACCACCTGCAGCAGAGCCTGGCCCTGGCCCGCGACCTGGCCGACCCCGGCGCCCAGGCCGCGGCCCTGAACAACCTGGCCCAGCTCTACGCCGCCAACGGCGACCTGCCCCAGGCCCTCGACCTGACGGCGCAGGCCCTCGACCTCTGCACAGCCAGCGGCGACCGCCATCGTCAGGCGGCGCTACTCAATCACCTGGCCGACCTGCTCCACGCCGCCGGCCGCAACGACGAAGCCATGGCCCGGCTCAAACAAGCGGTGCAGATCTTCGCCGAGATCGGGGCCGAGGCCGCCGAACCGCAGCCGGAGATCTGGAAACTCGAGGAGTGGTAG
- a CDS encoding class I SAM-dependent methyltransferase: MTLPPFDERDLYTGLAALHWSAYDDPTPDHDFFKRVIEQSGTPALDVGCGAGRLLRRFLAAGLEVDGVDISADMLAVCRAKCQAEGLTPTLYESPMQALDLPRRYRTIFIPCGTFVCVMDREAALETLRRFHRHLLPGGTLVFNIYTCDYDYSQPFDPARYPTEWKFHVEKTFPEPGKRLVVERRLTWQDPIEQYDAEERRYRLYQDEALVAEEVHAGQYHWYFQHELLLMLRLAGFDDVSVKGDFTDEDFGPQHQGSMVFLARRDG; the protein is encoded by the coding sequence ATGACCCTGCCGCCCTTCGACGAACGCGACCTCTACACCGGCCTGGCCGCCCTCCACTGGTCGGCCTACGACGACCCCACCCCCGACCACGATTTCTTCAAGCGCGTGATCGAGCAAAGCGGGACGCCGGCGCTGGATGTGGGCTGCGGGGCCGGGCGACTGCTGCGGCGCTTCTTGGCGGCGGGGCTGGAGGTGGATGGCGTGGACATCTCGGCCGACATGCTGGCCGTGTGCCGGGCCAAATGCCAGGCCGAGGGCCTGACCCCGACCCTGTACGAAAGCCCGATGCAGGCGCTCGACCTGCCCCGCCGCTACCGCACCATCTTCATCCCCTGCGGCACCTTCGTCTGCGTGATGGATCGCGAGGCGGCTCTGGAAACGTTGCGTCGCTTTCACCGGCATCTGTTGCCGGGCGGAACGCTGGTCTTCAACATCTACACCTGCGATTACGACTATTCGCAGCCCTTCGACCCCGCCCGCTACCCGACAGAATGGAAATTCCATGTCGAGAAGACTTTCCCAGAGCCTGGTAAGCGCCTGGTGGTGGAGCGTCGGCTGACCTGGCAGGACCCCATCGAGCAGTACGACGCCGAAGAGCGGCGCTATCGGCTGTATCAGGACGAGGCATTGGTGGCGGAGGAGGTGCACGCCGGGCAATATCACTGGTATTTCCAGCACGAGCTGTTGCTGATGCTACGGCTGGCCGGCTTCGATGATGTGAGCGTGAAGGGGGATTTCACCGACGAAGACTTCGGGCCACAGCACCAGGGGTCGATGGTGTTTCTGGCCCGCAGGGATGGCTGA
- a CDS encoding leucyl aminopeptidase — protein MHIDIQQATITAFPADLLIVNLFEGVTRPGGGTGAIDGALGGRISQLIALGDCTGKLGETTLLHTFGALPAPRVLVVGLGGSAGFDLSAARTAAAKAIAAAGNAGARTVATIVHGAGVGGLEAGEAAEALVEASLLETYRMPRQSSESPSLPAVTTLTLVESNVDKLPALLAGARRGQIVAESVCFARDLIAAPSNLATPGYLAAAARMMAGEVGLGCTVLEQPEIEALGMGILLGVAKGSDEPPRFVVLEHNAGRADELDTVVLVGKGVSFDTGGYTLKAGEGAPGMWKMKGDMTGAADVMAALRAAALLDLPLHVVGLAPLVENMINGRAQKPGDVYRGMSGKTMEVISTDAEGRMILADALAYAGRFAAKAVVDIATLTAAIGLALGSRAAGLFCADQSLADRLLAAAEASGERLWPMPMYDDYRQDIKSDFADVKNSTLPNKYAGVSTSAKFLQHFTEAYPWAHIDMANMSWVESPRPLYPRGFSAFGARLLIRFLRDWRLP, from the coding sequence ATGCACATCGACATCCAACAAGCTACTATCACTGCATTCCCCGCCGACTTGCTGATCGTCAACCTGTTCGAGGGCGTGACCCGGCCCGGCGGCGGCACTGGCGCCATCGATGGGGCGTTGGGCGGGCGCATCAGTCAGCTCATCGCCCTGGGCGATTGCACCGGCAAGTTGGGTGAGACAACCCTCCTGCACACCTTCGGCGCCCTCCCCGCCCCGCGCGTCCTGGTGGTCGGGCTGGGCGGAAGCGCCGGCTTCGACCTCTCCGCGGCCCGCACCGCGGCGGCCAAAGCCATTGCCGCCGCCGGCAACGCCGGCGCCCGCACGGTGGCCACCATCGTCCACGGCGCCGGGGTGGGTGGACTGGAGGCGGGAGAGGCGGCGGAGGCGCTGGTCGAAGCCAGCCTGCTGGAGACCTACCGCATGCCTCGCCAGAGCAGCGAAAGCCCTTCCCTGCCCGCGGTCACAACCCTGACGCTGGTGGAATCCAACGTCGACAAACTGCCTGCCCTCCTCGCCGGCGCCAGGCGCGGGCAGATCGTCGCCGAAAGCGTGTGCTTTGCCCGCGACCTCATCGCCGCCCCCTCCAACCTGGCCACGCCCGGCTATCTGGCGGCGGCGGCGCGGATGATGGCGGGGGAGGTGGGGCTGGGGTGCACCGTGCTCGAGCAGCCGGAGATCGAGGCCCTGGGCATGGGCATCTTGCTGGGGGTGGCCAAAGGCAGCGATGAGCCACCGCGCTTCGTAGTCTTGGAGCACAACGCCGGGCGGGCAGATGAACTGGACACGGTGGTGTTGGTGGGCAAGGGCGTCAGTTTCGACACCGGCGGCTACACCCTGAAGGCGGGCGAGGGCGCGCCGGGGATGTGGAAGATGAAGGGCGATATGACCGGCGCCGCCGATGTCATGGCGGCCTTGCGGGCGGCGGCGCTGCTAGACCTGCCGCTGCACGTGGTGGGCCTGGCGCCGCTGGTCGAGAACATGATCAACGGCCGGGCGCAGAAGCCGGGCGATGTCTACCGGGGGATGTCGGGCAAGACGATGGAGGTGATCTCCACCGACGCCGAGGGCCGCATGATCCTGGCCGACGCCCTGGCCTATGCCGGGCGCTTTGCGGCCAAAGCGGTGGTCGATATCGCCACCCTCACCGCCGCCATCGGGCTGGCGCTGGGGTCGCGGGCGGCAGGGCTGTTTTGCGCCGACCAAAGCCTCGCCGACCGGCTGCTGGCCGCTGCCGAGGCCAGCGGCGAACGGCTCTGGCCGATGCCGATGTACGACGACTACCGCCAGGACATCAAGAGCGATTTCGCCGATGTCAAGAACTCGACCCTGCCCAACAAATACGCCGGTGTGAGCACCAGCGCCAAGTTCCTGCAACACTTCACCGAGGCCTACCCCTGGGCGCACATCGACATGGCCAACATGTCGTGGGTCGAAAGCCCGCGCCCGCTCTACCCGCGCGGTTTCTCGGCCTTCGGCGCCCGCCTGCTCATCCGCTTCCTGCGCGATTGGCGCCTTCCATGA
- a CDS encoding glycosyltransferase family 4 protein, which translates to MALHHLLIDGRTIQDRFPGIARYVYNLAEALAPLFAGEITLLTNPDLPNSRYNLNQLARHANLRLHPTAITTFHPREQTDLPRLIRSLRPDLAHLPYNVRPYRPGLPNLLTLFDAIPRRFPACYPRRTRWTIAIVQRLAIRSADAFVAISAATARDFQHLYRLPAERITLTPLAADPAFRPQPPEQIETVRQRLALPARYVLYLGSNQPHKNLPALLEAWSILSAVGPRPLLVIAGAWDPHHPQALQQAERLGETVRFLPNVAAADLPGLYSGAECFVFPSLYEGFGLPVLEAMACGTPVVCSNASSLPEVAGDAALLFDPTQPEAIAAAIARLLAEPDLAADLSCRGLAQAANFSWQRTAAATLSAYQRLLGQA; encoded by the coding sequence ATGGCTCTGCACCACCTCCTCATCGACGGTCGCACGATCCAGGACCGCTTCCCCGGCATCGCCCGCTATGTCTACAACCTGGCGGAGGCGCTGGCGCCGCTTTTCGCGGGCGAGATCACGCTCCTCACCAACCCCGACCTGCCCAACAGCCGCTACAACCTGAACCAACTGGCCCGGCACGCCAACCTGCGGCTGCACCCCACCGCCATCACCACCTTCCACCCCCGCGAGCAGACCGACCTCCCCCGCCTCATCCGCTCGCTCCGGCCCGACCTGGCCCACCTGCCCTACAACGTCCGCCCCTACCGGCCGGGCCTGCCCAACCTCCTCACCCTCTTCGACGCCATCCCCCGCCGCTTCCCTGCCTGCTACCCGCGGCGCACCCGCTGGACGATCGCGATCGTCCAGCGCCTGGCCATCCGCAGCGCCGATGCCTTCGTCGCCATCTCCGCCGCCACCGCTCGCGACTTCCAACACCTCTATCGCCTCCCCGCCGAACGCATCACCCTCACCCCCCTGGCCGCCGACCCGGCCTTCCGCCCGCAGCCGCCAGAACAGATCGAAACGGTGCGTCAGCGGCTGGCCCTGCCCGCGCGCTATGTCCTCTACCTCGGCTCCAACCAGCCGCACAAGAACCTGCCTGCCCTGCTCGAAGCCTGGTCGATCCTGTCCGCCGTGGGCCCACGCCCCTTGCTCGTCATTGCCGGCGCCTGGGATCCCCATCACCCCCAGGCCTTGCAGCAGGCCGAACGCCTGGGCGAGACCGTCCGCTTCCTGCCCAATGTCGCCGCCGCCGACTTGCCCGGCCTCTATTCTGGCGCCGAGTGCTTCGTCTTCCCCTCGCTGTACGAAGGGTTTGGCCTGCCCGTGCTGGAGGCCATGGCCTGTGGGACGCCGGTGGTGTGTAGCAACGCCAGCAGCCTGCCCGAAGTGGCCGGCGACGCCGCCCTGCTCTTCGACCCGACCCAACCCGAAGCCATCGCCGCCGCCATCGCCCGCCTGCTGGCCGAGCCTGACCTGGCTGCCGACCTGAGCTGCCGCGGGCTGGCCCAGGCGGCGAACTTCAGCTGGCAGCGCACCGCCGCCGCCACCCTGTCCGCCTACCAGCGGCTGCTGGGTCAGGCGTGA
- the udk gene encoding uridine kinase, which translates to MTTTPVVVGIAGGSGSGKTTVIQRILERVGWDRIAYLPHDAYYKDAGHLPPAERTHLNFDHPNSLDNELLIAHIRQLLAGQAVEVPVYDFATYIRTPQTRRVAPCPVILIDGILVFVDEALRELMEIKIFVETDPDIRFIRRLQRDINERGRTVQSVIDQYLTTVRPMHIRFVEPTKRYADVIIPEGGYNEVALEMVISRIEALLALHERE; encoded by the coding sequence ATGACCACCACCCCAGTCGTCGTCGGCATTGCCGGCGGCAGCGGCTCCGGCAAAACGACCGTCATCCAGCGCATCCTGGAGCGGGTCGGATGGGATCGCATCGCCTATCTGCCCCATGATGCCTACTACAAGGACGCAGGCCATCTGCCTCCCGCCGAGCGCACCCACCTGAATTTCGACCATCCCAACTCGCTGGACAACGAGCTGCTGATCGCCCACATCCGCCAATTGCTGGCCGGGCAGGCGGTCGAAGTGCCGGTGTATGATTTCGCCACCTACATCCGCACTCCACAAACTCGCCGCGTGGCCCCCTGCCCGGTGATCCTCATCGATGGCATCCTGGTGTTTGTGGACGAGGCCCTGCGCGAGCTGATGGAGATCAAGATCTTCGTCGAGACCGACCCTGATATTCGCTTCATCCGCCGGCTGCAACGCGATATCAACGAGCGCGGGCGCACGGTGCAATCGGTCATCGACCAGTATCTGACCACGGTGCGGCCCATGCACATCCGCTTTGTCGAGCCAACCAAACGCTACGCCGATGTCATCATCCCCGAAGGCGGCTACAACGAGGTGGCGCTGGAAATGGTGATCAGCCGCATCGAGGCGCTCCTGGCCCTGCACGAGCGCGAATGA